A single region of the Winslowiella toletana genome encodes:
- a CDS encoding YebY family protein translates to MKKLVCLLLAMGISSSALAASQIITVSRFEIGKEKWAFNREEVMLTCAADHALFAINPSTLMQYPLNNKASEMMLAGQVKAQPINVIQIDDPKNPGHKMSLTPFIERASKLCN, encoded by the coding sequence ATGAAAAAACTGGTCTGTTTACTGCTCGCAATGGGCATCAGCAGCAGCGCACTGGCTGCATCGCAAATCATTACCGTTAGCCGCTTTGAAATCGGTAAAGAGAAGTGGGCGTTTAACCGTGAAGAAGTGATGCTGACCTGCGCCGCCGACCACGCGCTATTTGCTATTAATCCCAGCACGCTGATGCAATATCCGCTGAATAATAAAGCCAGCGAGATGATGTTAGCCGGACAGGTAAAAGCTCAGCCAATCAATGTGATTCAGATTGATGACCCGAAAAACCCGGGGCATAAGATGAGCCTGACACCCTTTATTGAACGCGCAAGCAAACTCTGCAACTGA
- the copD gene encoding copper homeostasis membrane protein CopD: MSLSTLYIACRWLHFAAVMLLAGSAFYSALLSPKRFKAHLAQRLHPLMLTSSVVALLSALALLAAQTGLMSGDWRNISDPDTWRAVLGTGFGEAWQWQIILPLIACAAFLRRGVWRQPLLLTLGLAQLIGLAFVGHAAMLDGWPGALQRANHALHLISSAFWVGGLLPLLLLMADARNIALRSDAIRAMMRFSRYGHLAVALVILTGIINALMILGWPLVSFGLYSQLLLIKILLVGLMVAIALLNRYWLVPRFRRAGQRAQQGFIRMTQAELLLSTLVLMLVSIFATLAPA; this comes from the coding sequence ATGTCGCTCAGCACGTTATATATCGCCTGCCGCTGGCTGCATTTCGCCGCAGTAATGCTGTTGGCCGGCAGTGCGTTTTACAGCGCACTGCTGTCGCCGAAACGCTTTAAAGCGCACCTGGCCCAGCGGCTGCATCCACTGATGCTGACAAGCAGCGTGGTTGCATTACTTAGCGCGCTGGCTTTACTGGCCGCGCAGACCGGCCTGATGAGCGGTGACTGGCGTAATATCTCCGATCCTGATACCTGGCGGGCAGTGCTCGGCACCGGCTTCGGCGAAGCCTGGCAGTGGCAAATTATCCTGCCGCTCATTGCCTGTGCGGCTTTTCTGCGGCGCGGCGTATGGCGTCAGCCGTTGCTGCTGACACTGGGGCTGGCCCAGCTTATCGGGCTGGCCTTTGTTGGTCATGCTGCGATGTTGGATGGCTGGCCGGGCGCACTGCAACGCGCTAATCATGCACTGCATCTGATCTCATCGGCATTCTGGGTGGGTGGTTTACTGCCATTGCTGTTGTTAATGGCCGATGCACGTAACATTGCGCTGCGCAGTGATGCGATACGCGCCATGATGCGTTTCTCGCGCTATGGTCATCTGGCGGTTGCACTGGTGATACTCACCGGTATTATCAACGCTCTGATGATTCTTGGCTGGCCGCTGGTCAGCTTCGGGTTATACAGTCAGCTGTTGCTGATCAAAATTCTGCTGGTGGGGTTAATGGTGGCCATCGCGCTGCTGAATCGCTACTGGCTGGTACCGCGTTTTCGCCGGGCAGGGCAGCGGGCGCAGCAAGGTTTTATCCGCATGACGCAGGCGGAACTGCTGCTGAGTACGCTGGTGCTAATGCTGGTCAGCATCTTTGCTACCCTGGCACCGGCATAA
- the yobA gene encoding CopC domain-containing protein YobA, protein MFNRKFSSLFTATALLATVAFSQSALAHAHLKSQFPAADANVDAAPQALTLTFSEDIEPAFSGLEISGADNKALPVAKAQRNGAKKNQLIVPLEQPLTSGKYQVKWHVLSVDGHKTKGNYSFSVK, encoded by the coding sequence ATGTTTAACCGTAAATTTTCCTCATTATTCACCGCCACAGCGCTGCTGGCGACGGTGGCTTTCTCGCAATCTGCTTTGGCGCATGCGCATCTGAAAAGTCAGTTTCCGGCGGCAGATGCCAATGTTGACGCGGCACCTCAGGCGCTGACGCTGACTTTTTCGGAAGATATTGAGCCAGCTTTCAGCGGGCTGGAAATCAGCGGCGCGGATAACAAGGCCTTGCCCGTCGCCAAAGCGCAACGCAATGGCGCGAAAAAGAATCAGCTGATTGTTCCGCTGGAACAGCCGCTGACCAGCGGTAAGTATCAGGTTAAGTGGCATGTATTATCAGTTGATGGTCACAAAACCAAAGGGAACTACAGCTTCAGCGTGAAGTAA